Proteins encoded together in one Solanum lycopersicum chromosome 7, SLM_r2.1 window:
- the LOC138337340 gene encoding uncharacterized protein: protein MWAMKKFKMDCYEAAEQRLTGMNELDEFRLKAYESSALYKEKMKKYHDLKIEKREFMVRDLMLLYNSRLCLFPGKFKSKWTGPYLNTQLFPHGAVELEAKEGVRFMVNRQRIKIYFEYAESANEVIEAYYLEKV from the coding sequence atgtgggctatgaagaagttcaaAATGGATTGTTACGAAGCTGCAGAACAACGGTTAACTGGgatgaatgaactcgatgaatttcgcctgaaagcttatgaaagctcagccctctacaaagaaaagatgaagaagtatcatgacctaaaaattgaaaaacgagagtttatggttagGGATTTGatgcttttatacaattctaggttgtgcttgtttccgggcaagttcaagtccaaatggactggcccttacttgaatacccaactattccctcatggagcagttgagttggaagccaaggagggtgtgcggtttatGGTGAATAGACAacgaataaaaatctattttgagtatgctgaatcggcgaatgaagtgatcgaggcatactaTCTTGAAAAAGTCTGA